Genomic segment of Marmota flaviventris isolate mMarFla1 chromosome 4, mMarFla1.hap1, whole genome shotgun sequence:
aaatttttaattcatttctttcttcttattattatttttattgttattattattatttttttttggtggcactggggatagaacccaagaccttgtgcatgctaggcaagcgctctaccacagagctgcatccctagcctcTGGGGTAAAATTTTTAGGTGAAGTTaatcaaatacataaatatttgaaaacagcCAGAATTTAGTCTACTTAGCTAACACACAGTAAaatgtgaagttttaaaattgtACCTTGAAGTGGCAcatggtagcatatgcctgtaatcccagatactaaggaagctgaggcgggaggatcatgaATTTAAGACCAGCTTGGCCAATTGACcaagaccttgtcccaaaataaataaaaagagcttggggTGTATATTGGTATAGAGTCCCttagttcaattctcagcaacaagtgcctgtcatcccagctacttgggaagcttgTGCAGGGAGATGGTAAAACTAAGGTAAGTCTGGACAATTTATTGAGCTTCtctatgaaaataaagtaaaattaagggctggggatatagctcagtagtagaacatttgtctagcatctgtgaggccctgggttcaatcctcagtactacagtagtaaaataaataaataaaaattgcacatTGAGAATCTGTGCATAGGCTGCACAACAACAAAATGTAAGGAAATCAGACATTTACATTAAAGAGAGAGTAATAATGTCAAGAGAAACCACAAGAGTTGGGTTTTTTTCTGGTTCTTCATTggtggaagaaataaaaagtcaacatttGAATACCAAGCACTGgacacccatttttttttttttttaatctatggaGAGCTAATacaaaagcatttatttaatgtCCTTATGAATGCTGAATGAGATTAAGAAAACCAGGAATAGGAAAGAATCACAAAGAAAACATCTCAATAAAAATCTATGCTTGCATTTTAGAACCCCTGGGTTTCATAGGACATTGCCTTTACAGTTTTTAATTAATCAAATCTAAGGtgataagtgaaaaataaatgttcagatCCAAGACCACAGTATGCCATCCTGCCCAAGCTTGTATTTTTTAGCTCCACACTACTCATATTATCAAGCATATAAACAAATCACAAATGACGTGAAACAGGAAAAATGTAAGGGCTCCCTTTGCTTTTGGAAAACAGCTGTGAaacaatagaacattatttttaaaaacatggaaaaaaatttttcatagtAGCTAATGTCTATCCACTTTAGGCGTTAtgatacatttcttttttgtaacCTTAATACAGCCCATATTTTCActctttataaaaatcaattctaTTTAGAACAGTTTTTTAACCACACTAACCTTTAAATTGGATCACTAAAGAATGTTGTATACATCAATTTCTAACCTCTTAGAACATTCTGCACAATAGATTTTAATCACTGGAATGAATAATTGCTCAGAAAAGCAGCATTGCCTCAACCTGGTATGATTTGGTAGTCAATATTCCTGTTTTCCAGTAAAAAGGTTTCATGAACACAAACTCTGGATTCCTTATGATTTCATCGATCAAGAGACCGTTTCTGAGCAGCTTCTGAGCAAACATTTCTTAGTAAGTTGATGACAGATCTGGGGTCTTCACTCCTCATAATGGCACTGCCAGACACAATCATGTTAGCTCCTGCCTCTGCACATTTATGGACAGTGTCAGGACCTACTCCACCATCGACCTCTATATCCAAAGATGGGAACTGGGTCCTCAACCAATGGACCTGTGGCATCATATCTTCCATGAATTTCTGCCCTCCAAACCCAGGTTCCACTGTCGTAACCAAGGCCACATCTATTTGATTAGCCCATGGTGCCAAATACTCAACTGTAGTTCCTGGTTTGATGGCAAGGCCAACCTTCATCCCATTTTCCCGGATGTCTTTAATCAAAGCCCCTGGGTTCTCAGTGGCCTCTAGATGAGCTCCTCTATTGATTGGCTCCTGCTACAGCCATTGGCTTTACCCACTGTTCCGGCTTAGACACCATCATGTGCATGTCAAAGAAAGGGTCCTGGCCTAGCTGCTTTCGGAGGCTTTCTACCACAGGGTGACCAAAGGTGATGTTGGGAACAAAATGCCCGTCCATTACATCCAGGTGCAGATAATCTGCCCCAGAGTCTAGCATCCGGAGGCACTCAGCCCCTAAATTGGCCAGGTCGCTGTTAAGGATGGACGGGCCAATCTTGCAGCCCGACGCCATGGTGCTGGTTCCGTAGTGCTAGTTACCCCACGAGTCCCCGGCTAGACGAAAGCGTCACCCCGATTGGGCGCGCAGCCGGGGCCCCGCCCTTTTGGACACCCATTTTAAAGCAATAGATCAAAAAAGTCATTATTTACTACCATTTAGTTATTCTCTCAGATTTATATAACAGATGAAAAATATTGAGAAGTTTTtactaaattacaaaaaaattaatttctgataAATTTTCTGTTGGGGAAAACAtctcaatggattttttttcagtacttaggatcaaacccaagtcGTTTTACTACCATTtacaccctcagtcctttttgctttctattttgagacagggtcttaccagcTCCTGAAGTTCTCTctaggttgctaaggctggccttgaacttatgatcctcctccctcagcctaccaagtaactagatttcaggtgtgcaccacctgtaGAATTAAACTTGTAGAATTAACCTGGCTAGAATTAATCTTAAAGGCAAGCATAAAAGTATTACAATTTCTGCTATTTCTTGTTAAATCAGATTTTTATGATTCTGCCAAATTTATCCTCACGTTTAGGGCTTTCCTAACTCTTAGCTTATCTGTTGCTTCATGAATAACTTTTCcaagtaaaaattattaaaacatgcTATTTATTCTGAAGATGGATTGGTAAATCTAGCAATACTATCCaatatgaagatgtgaggaaggtcaaaattaataaaatcattgGCAATTTTTTCTaaactaatatttaaaaacagaatatttaatgttattcatTACTACCACAGACCAATATATAGACATTTCCCTTCTGTCAGAAAATACAtcaagggcctggggttgtggctcaatggtagagtgttcctctaccatgtgtgaggcaatgggtttgatccccagcaccatataaaattaaaattaaggtattgtgttcacttacaactaaaaaaaaaaaagtaaaaatgtaaaaataaaaaaaaatatcaacacaATTCAAAAGTATCAatgctttacttttttcttaaaatatttactttttattcttatttttattctaattcttaTCAACATGTaagtatgtgtatgcatatatattacacatatattttacgtcttgtaaataaaaaagtatatgcatttcttttctgattattattatgaatttctttttatttctgaaaataattttgttatatagAATGgggactcttaaaaaaaattccactttatGAAGAGGaaacatacagaatgggagaaaat
This window contains:
- the LOC114089428 gene encoding LOW QUALITY PROTEIN: ribulose-phosphate 3-epimerase-like (The sequence of the model RefSeq protein was modified relative to this genomic sequence to represent the inferred CDS: deleted 1 base in 1 codon) — its product is MASGCKIGPSILNSDLANLGAECLRMLDSGADYLHLDVMDGHFVPNITFGHPVVESLRKQLGQDPFFDMHMMVSKPEQWVKPMAVAGANQRGAHLEATENPGALIKDIRENGMKVGLAIKPGTTVEYLAPWANQIDVALVTTVEPGFGGQKFMEDMMPQVHWLRTQFPSLDIEVDGGVGPDTVHKCAEAGANMIVSGSAIMRSEDPRSVINLLRNVCSEAAQKRSLDR